One stretch of Punica granatum isolate Tunisia-2019 chromosome 5, ASM765513v2, whole genome shotgun sequence DNA includes these proteins:
- the LOC116206966 gene encoding ADP-ribosylation factor GTPase-activating protein AGD2-like isoform X1 translates to MAAFMKLEDSPMFQKHIHSLEQTAEELKDRCQILYRGCTKFMVALGEACTGDTAFADSLEAFCGGDDPISISTGGPVISKFITAFHEIASYKELLRSQVEHVLVDRLMHFITVDLQEAKDSRRRFEKAAHAYDQAREKFVSLKKSTPLDVVTELEEVLEISKSRCQNLQNSKSAFDRGRFNLVNALMNIEAKKKFEFLESISAIMDAHLRYFKLGYELLSQMEPFIHQVLTYAQQSKEMAIVEQDKLAKRIQEFRTQTEYESSQDSATVDDSMIGNGIHAVDVSSCNKTIEAIMQSSSNGEVQTIRQGYLLKRSSSSRSDWKRRFFILDSHGKLYYCRNKGINPVGFWSHHSSSSSENNSSVFGRFRSKHNRASSLGEETLDYCIVDLHTSTIKIDAEDTDLRLCFRIISPLKSYTLQAENEADRRDWITKIKGVIASLLSSHLLQQSYLGGGKLQRRRDDRGGDSLYVPCLGSSDSYKDCIDVNEPDSVAKVLRKIPGNDLCAECRSPEPDWASLNLGILLCIECSGVHRNLGVHISKVRSLVLDVKVWEPAVLDLFRSLGNAYCNSIWEEALLDGSMSKNKLDSISTPIRKPCPGDGIGYKEKFINAKYVDKLMVVRDTNRNGSAARTIWDAVENNNLREVYRLVVTTERSMINTVFDEVVGGDIFHKADQTDPANCENVKENPANCLEGCSLLHLACQHGSLVMVELLLQFGADINIQDFHGRTPLHHCVSLGRNALAKLLLKRGARPSIKDGRGQSALDRAMEMGAITDEELFILLAECQ, encoded by the exons ATGGCAGCATTTATGAAGCTGGAGGATTCTCCAATGTTTCAGAAGCAT ATACATTCTCTAGAACAGACAGCTGAGGAGTTAAAAGACCGCTGCCAAATTCTATATAGAGGCTGTACGAAATTTAT GGTAGCTCTTGGAGAAGCATGTACTGGAGATACAGCATTTGCAGATTCCTTGGAAGCATTTTGTGGTGGGGATGATCCAATTAGTATATCTACAGGAG GTCCAGTTATATCCAAGTTTATTACAGCATTCCATGAGATTGCTTCTTACAAAGAGCTCCTGCGTTCTCAA GTGGAACATGTTTTGGTTGATCGGTTGATGCACTTTATAACGGTTGATCTACAGGAGGCAAAG GACTCACGCCGACGTTTTGAAAAAGCTGCGCATGCCTATGATCAG GCACGTGAGAAATTTGTGTCCTTGAAAAAGAGTACACCATTGGACGTTGTTACGGAACTAGAGGAGGTACTTGAAATATCCAAATCACGATGTCAG AATCTGCAAAATTCAAAATCGGCATTTGATAGAGGCCGCTTCAATCTA gTGAATGCGCTTATGAATATAGAAGCCAAaaagaagtttgagtttttggAATCTATAAGTGCCATCATGGATGCACATTTAAGATACTTCAAGCTG GGCTATGAACTATTAAGTCAAATGGAGCCATTTATCCATCAG GTGTTAACCTATGCTCAACAATCTAAAGAGATGGCTATAGTCGAGCAAGATAAGCTAGCAAAAAGAATTCAGGAGTTCAGGACGCAAACTGAATATGAAAGTTCACAAGATTCGGCTACTGTTGATGATAGTATGATTGGAAATGGCATTCATGCGGTTGATGTTAGTTCTTGCAACAAAACAATAGAAGCAATCATGCAATCCTCCAGCAATGGCGAG GTTCAAACAATTAGACAAGGTTATCTTTTGAAGCGGTCTTCAAGTTCAAGGAGTGACTGGAAGAGGAGATTTTTCATTCTTGACAGTCATGGGAAATTGTATTACTGCAGAAATAAGGGCATCAATCCTGTG GGTTTTTGGTCACATCATTCCAGCAGTTCCTCTGAAAATAATAGCAGCGTGTTTGGTAGGTTCCGCTCGAAGCACAATAGGGCATCATCACTTGGTGAAGAAACTTTGGACTATTGTATAGTTGATCTTCACACTTCCACAATAAAAATTGATGCTGAGGATACAGATCTGCGGCTTTGTTTCAGAATAATTTCTCCGCTAAAATCTTACACGTTGCAG GCTGAAAATGAGGCAGATAGAAGGGACTGGATAACCAAAATCAAAGGAGTCATTGCATCTCTTTTGAGTTCACATCTTCTGCAACAG TCATATCTAGGCGGTGGAAAACTtcaaagaagaagagatgACCGAGGTGGTGACTCTCTGTATGTTCCATGTTTGGGCAGCAGTGACAGCTACAAGGATTGTATTGATGTCAATGAGCCTGATTCTGTTGCTAAGGTTTTGAGAAAAATTCCAGGAAATGACCTTTGTGCGGAGTGTCGTTCACCTGAACCTGATTGGGCCTCTCTTAACCTTGGCATATTACTTTGCATCGAATGCTCTGGAGTTCATCGAAATCTTGGTGTTCATATTTCAAAG GTGCGGTCTTTAGTATTAGATGTTAAAGTATGGGAACCTGCAGTATTGGACCTATTTCGCAGTCTGGGTAATGCTTACTGTAATTCCATATGGGAGGAGGCTCTGCTAGACGGGTCAATGAG TAAGAACAAGCTAGATAGCATCTCAACACCAATAAGAAAACCATGTCCTGGTGATGGCATTGGGTACAAAGAGAAATTTATCAATGCTAAG TATGTAGACAAACTGATGGTTGTCAGAGATACAAATAGAAATGGAAGCGCTGCTAGGACGATCTGGGATGCTGTCGAGAATAACAACTTGCGAGAAGTATATCGCCTTGTAGTGACAACAGAGAGGAGTATGATCAATACTGTTTTCGATGAAGTGGTGGGTGGGGATATCTTTCACAAAGCGGACCAAACTGATCCTGCAAATTGTGAGAATGTGAAGGAGAATCCTGCAAATTGCCTGGAAGGTTGTTCATTATTGCATCTGGCATGTCAACACGGCAGTCTAGTGATGGTGGAACTGTTGTTGCAATTTGGTGCTGATATAAATATTCAGGACTTCCATGGAAGAACCCCACTGCACCACTGTGTATCTTTGGGGCGCAACGCACTAGCAAAACTTCTGCTTAAGAG GGGAGCACGTCCGTCAATCAAAGATGGCAGAGGCCAAAGCGCATTGGATAGAGCAATGGAGATGGGAGCAATCACTGATGaggaacttttcattttgctcGCTGAGTGCCAATAG
- the LOC116206966 gene encoding ADP-ribosylation factor GTPase-activating protein AGD2-like isoform X2, with protein MGRYTATLSSVIHSLEQTAEELKDRCQILYRGCTKFMVALGEACTGDTAFADSLEAFCGGDDPISISTGGPVISKFITAFHEIASYKELLRSQVEHVLVDRLMHFITVDLQEAKDSRRRFEKAAHAYDQAREKFVSLKKSTPLDVVTELEEVLEISKSRCQNLQNSKSAFDRGRFNLVNALMNIEAKKKFEFLESISAIMDAHLRYFKLGYELLSQMEPFIHQVLTYAQQSKEMAIVEQDKLAKRIQEFRTQTEYESSQDSATVDDSMIGNGIHAVDVSSCNKTIEAIMQSSSNGEVQTIRQGYLLKRSSSSRSDWKRRFFILDSHGKLYYCRNKGINPVGFWSHHSSSSSENNSSVFGRFRSKHNRASSLGEETLDYCIVDLHTSTIKIDAEDTDLRLCFRIISPLKSYTLQAENEADRRDWITKIKGVIASLLSSHLLQQSYLGGGKLQRRRDDRGGDSLYVPCLGSSDSYKDCIDVNEPDSVAKVLRKIPGNDLCAECRSPEPDWASLNLGILLCIECSGVHRNLGVHISKVRSLVLDVKVWEPAVLDLFRSLGNAYCNSIWEEALLDGSMSKNKLDSISTPIRKPCPGDGIGYKEKFINAKYVDKLMVVRDTNRNGSAARTIWDAVENNNLREVYRLVVTTERSMINTVFDEVVGGDIFHKADQTDPANCENVKENPANCLEGCSLLHLACQHGSLVMVELLLQFGADINIQDFHGRTPLHHCVSLGRNALAKLLLKRGARPSIKDGRGQSALDRAMEMGAITDEELFILLAECQ; from the exons ATGGGACGATACACAGCAACATTGTCATCAGTG ATACATTCTCTAGAACAGACAGCTGAGGAGTTAAAAGACCGCTGCCAAATTCTATATAGAGGCTGTACGAAATTTAT GGTAGCTCTTGGAGAAGCATGTACTGGAGATACAGCATTTGCAGATTCCTTGGAAGCATTTTGTGGTGGGGATGATCCAATTAGTATATCTACAGGAG GTCCAGTTATATCCAAGTTTATTACAGCATTCCATGAGATTGCTTCTTACAAAGAGCTCCTGCGTTCTCAA GTGGAACATGTTTTGGTTGATCGGTTGATGCACTTTATAACGGTTGATCTACAGGAGGCAAAG GACTCACGCCGACGTTTTGAAAAAGCTGCGCATGCCTATGATCAG GCACGTGAGAAATTTGTGTCCTTGAAAAAGAGTACACCATTGGACGTTGTTACGGAACTAGAGGAGGTACTTGAAATATCCAAATCACGATGTCAG AATCTGCAAAATTCAAAATCGGCATTTGATAGAGGCCGCTTCAATCTA gTGAATGCGCTTATGAATATAGAAGCCAAaaagaagtttgagtttttggAATCTATAAGTGCCATCATGGATGCACATTTAAGATACTTCAAGCTG GGCTATGAACTATTAAGTCAAATGGAGCCATTTATCCATCAG GTGTTAACCTATGCTCAACAATCTAAAGAGATGGCTATAGTCGAGCAAGATAAGCTAGCAAAAAGAATTCAGGAGTTCAGGACGCAAACTGAATATGAAAGTTCACAAGATTCGGCTACTGTTGATGATAGTATGATTGGAAATGGCATTCATGCGGTTGATGTTAGTTCTTGCAACAAAACAATAGAAGCAATCATGCAATCCTCCAGCAATGGCGAG GTTCAAACAATTAGACAAGGTTATCTTTTGAAGCGGTCTTCAAGTTCAAGGAGTGACTGGAAGAGGAGATTTTTCATTCTTGACAGTCATGGGAAATTGTATTACTGCAGAAATAAGGGCATCAATCCTGTG GGTTTTTGGTCACATCATTCCAGCAGTTCCTCTGAAAATAATAGCAGCGTGTTTGGTAGGTTCCGCTCGAAGCACAATAGGGCATCATCACTTGGTGAAGAAACTTTGGACTATTGTATAGTTGATCTTCACACTTCCACAATAAAAATTGATGCTGAGGATACAGATCTGCGGCTTTGTTTCAGAATAATTTCTCCGCTAAAATCTTACACGTTGCAG GCTGAAAATGAGGCAGATAGAAGGGACTGGATAACCAAAATCAAAGGAGTCATTGCATCTCTTTTGAGTTCACATCTTCTGCAACAG TCATATCTAGGCGGTGGAAAACTtcaaagaagaagagatgACCGAGGTGGTGACTCTCTGTATGTTCCATGTTTGGGCAGCAGTGACAGCTACAAGGATTGTATTGATGTCAATGAGCCTGATTCTGTTGCTAAGGTTTTGAGAAAAATTCCAGGAAATGACCTTTGTGCGGAGTGTCGTTCACCTGAACCTGATTGGGCCTCTCTTAACCTTGGCATATTACTTTGCATCGAATGCTCTGGAGTTCATCGAAATCTTGGTGTTCATATTTCAAAG GTGCGGTCTTTAGTATTAGATGTTAAAGTATGGGAACCTGCAGTATTGGACCTATTTCGCAGTCTGGGTAATGCTTACTGTAATTCCATATGGGAGGAGGCTCTGCTAGACGGGTCAATGAG TAAGAACAAGCTAGATAGCATCTCAACACCAATAAGAAAACCATGTCCTGGTGATGGCATTGGGTACAAAGAGAAATTTATCAATGCTAAG TATGTAGACAAACTGATGGTTGTCAGAGATACAAATAGAAATGGAAGCGCTGCTAGGACGATCTGGGATGCTGTCGAGAATAACAACTTGCGAGAAGTATATCGCCTTGTAGTGACAACAGAGAGGAGTATGATCAATACTGTTTTCGATGAAGTGGTGGGTGGGGATATCTTTCACAAAGCGGACCAAACTGATCCTGCAAATTGTGAGAATGTGAAGGAGAATCCTGCAAATTGCCTGGAAGGTTGTTCATTATTGCATCTGGCATGTCAACACGGCAGTCTAGTGATGGTGGAACTGTTGTTGCAATTTGGTGCTGATATAAATATTCAGGACTTCCATGGAAGAACCCCACTGCACCACTGTGTATCTTTGGGGCGCAACGCACTAGCAAAACTTCTGCTTAAGAG GGGAGCACGTCCGTCAATCAAAGATGGCAGAGGCCAAAGCGCATTGGATAGAGCAATGGAGATGGGAGCAATCACTGATGaggaacttttcattttgctcGCTGAGTGCCAATAG
- the LOC116206966 gene encoding ADP-ribosylation factor GTPase-activating protein AGD2-like isoform X4: MHFITVDLQEAKDSRRRFEKAAHAYDQAREKFVSLKKSTPLDVVTELEEVLEISKSRCQNLQNSKSAFDRGRFNLVNALMNIEAKKKFEFLESISAIMDAHLRYFKLGYELLSQMEPFIHQVLTYAQQSKEMAIVEQDKLAKRIQEFRTQTEYESSQDSATVDDSMIGNGIHAVDVSSCNKTIEAIMQSSSNGEVQTIRQGYLLKRSSSSRSDWKRRFFILDSHGKLYYCRNKGINPVGFWSHHSSSSSENNSSVFGRFRSKHNRASSLGEETLDYCIVDLHTSTIKIDAEDTDLRLCFRIISPLKSYTLQAENEADRRDWITKIKGVIASLLSSHLLQQSYLGGGKLQRRRDDRGGDSLYVPCLGSSDSYKDCIDVNEPDSVAKVLRKIPGNDLCAECRSPEPDWASLNLGILLCIECSGVHRNLGVHISKVRSLVLDVKVWEPAVLDLFRSLGNAYCNSIWEEALLDGSMSKNKLDSISTPIRKPCPGDGIGYKEKFINAKYVDKLMVVRDTNRNGSAARTIWDAVENNNLREVYRLVVTTERSMINTVFDEVVGGDIFHKADQTDPANCENVKENPANCLEGCSLLHLACQHGSLVMVELLLQFGADINIQDFHGRTPLHHCVSLGRNALAKLLLKRGARPSIKDGRGQSALDRAMEMGAITDEELFILLAECQ; the protein is encoded by the exons ATGCACTTTATAACGGTTGATCTACAGGAGGCAAAG GACTCACGCCGACGTTTTGAAAAAGCTGCGCATGCCTATGATCAG GCACGTGAGAAATTTGTGTCCTTGAAAAAGAGTACACCATTGGACGTTGTTACGGAACTAGAGGAGGTACTTGAAATATCCAAATCACGATGTCAG AATCTGCAAAATTCAAAATCGGCATTTGATAGAGGCCGCTTCAATCTA gTGAATGCGCTTATGAATATAGAAGCCAAaaagaagtttgagtttttggAATCTATAAGTGCCATCATGGATGCACATTTAAGATACTTCAAGCTG GGCTATGAACTATTAAGTCAAATGGAGCCATTTATCCATCAG GTGTTAACCTATGCTCAACAATCTAAAGAGATGGCTATAGTCGAGCAAGATAAGCTAGCAAAAAGAATTCAGGAGTTCAGGACGCAAACTGAATATGAAAGTTCACAAGATTCGGCTACTGTTGATGATAGTATGATTGGAAATGGCATTCATGCGGTTGATGTTAGTTCTTGCAACAAAACAATAGAAGCAATCATGCAATCCTCCAGCAATGGCGAG GTTCAAACAATTAGACAAGGTTATCTTTTGAAGCGGTCTTCAAGTTCAAGGAGTGACTGGAAGAGGAGATTTTTCATTCTTGACAGTCATGGGAAATTGTATTACTGCAGAAATAAGGGCATCAATCCTGTG GGTTTTTGGTCACATCATTCCAGCAGTTCCTCTGAAAATAATAGCAGCGTGTTTGGTAGGTTCCGCTCGAAGCACAATAGGGCATCATCACTTGGTGAAGAAACTTTGGACTATTGTATAGTTGATCTTCACACTTCCACAATAAAAATTGATGCTGAGGATACAGATCTGCGGCTTTGTTTCAGAATAATTTCTCCGCTAAAATCTTACACGTTGCAG GCTGAAAATGAGGCAGATAGAAGGGACTGGATAACCAAAATCAAAGGAGTCATTGCATCTCTTTTGAGTTCACATCTTCTGCAACAG TCATATCTAGGCGGTGGAAAACTtcaaagaagaagagatgACCGAGGTGGTGACTCTCTGTATGTTCCATGTTTGGGCAGCAGTGACAGCTACAAGGATTGTATTGATGTCAATGAGCCTGATTCTGTTGCTAAGGTTTTGAGAAAAATTCCAGGAAATGACCTTTGTGCGGAGTGTCGTTCACCTGAACCTGATTGGGCCTCTCTTAACCTTGGCATATTACTTTGCATCGAATGCTCTGGAGTTCATCGAAATCTTGGTGTTCATATTTCAAAG GTGCGGTCTTTAGTATTAGATGTTAAAGTATGGGAACCTGCAGTATTGGACCTATTTCGCAGTCTGGGTAATGCTTACTGTAATTCCATATGGGAGGAGGCTCTGCTAGACGGGTCAATGAG TAAGAACAAGCTAGATAGCATCTCAACACCAATAAGAAAACCATGTCCTGGTGATGGCATTGGGTACAAAGAGAAATTTATCAATGCTAAG TATGTAGACAAACTGATGGTTGTCAGAGATACAAATAGAAATGGAAGCGCTGCTAGGACGATCTGGGATGCTGTCGAGAATAACAACTTGCGAGAAGTATATCGCCTTGTAGTGACAACAGAGAGGAGTATGATCAATACTGTTTTCGATGAAGTGGTGGGTGGGGATATCTTTCACAAAGCGGACCAAACTGATCCTGCAAATTGTGAGAATGTGAAGGAGAATCCTGCAAATTGCCTGGAAGGTTGTTCATTATTGCATCTGGCATGTCAACACGGCAGTCTAGTGATGGTGGAACTGTTGTTGCAATTTGGTGCTGATATAAATATTCAGGACTTCCATGGAAGAACCCCACTGCACCACTGTGTATCTTTGGGGCGCAACGCACTAGCAAAACTTCTGCTTAAGAG GGGAGCACGTCCGTCAATCAAAGATGGCAGAGGCCAAAGCGCATTGGATAGAGCAATGGAGATGGGAGCAATCACTGATGaggaacttttcattttgctcGCTGAGTGCCAATAG
- the LOC116206966 gene encoding ADP-ribosylation factor GTPase-activating protein AGD2-like isoform X3, with translation MAAFMKLEDSPMFQKHIHSLEQTAEELKDRCQILYRGCTKFMVALGEACTGDTAFADSLEAFCGGDDPISISTGGPVISKFITAFHEIASYKELLRSQVEHVLVDRLMHFITVDLQEAKDSRRRFEKAAHAYDQAREKFVSLKKSTPLDVVTELEENLQNSKSAFDRGRFNLVNALMNIEAKKKFEFLESISAIMDAHLRYFKLGYELLSQMEPFIHQVLTYAQQSKEMAIVEQDKLAKRIQEFRTQTEYESSQDSATVDDSMIGNGIHAVDVSSCNKTIEAIMQSSSNGEVQTIRQGYLLKRSSSSRSDWKRRFFILDSHGKLYYCRNKGINPVGFWSHHSSSSSENNSSVFGRFRSKHNRASSLGEETLDYCIVDLHTSTIKIDAEDTDLRLCFRIISPLKSYTLQAENEADRRDWITKIKGVIASLLSSHLLQQSYLGGGKLQRRRDDRGGDSLYVPCLGSSDSYKDCIDVNEPDSVAKVLRKIPGNDLCAECRSPEPDWASLNLGILLCIECSGVHRNLGVHISKVRSLVLDVKVWEPAVLDLFRSLGNAYCNSIWEEALLDGSMSKNKLDSISTPIRKPCPGDGIGYKEKFINAKYVDKLMVVRDTNRNGSAARTIWDAVENNNLREVYRLVVTTERSMINTVFDEVVGGDIFHKADQTDPANCENVKENPANCLEGCSLLHLACQHGSLVMVELLLQFGADINIQDFHGRTPLHHCVSLGRNALAKLLLKRGARPSIKDGRGQSALDRAMEMGAITDEELFILLAECQ, from the exons ATGGCAGCATTTATGAAGCTGGAGGATTCTCCAATGTTTCAGAAGCAT ATACATTCTCTAGAACAGACAGCTGAGGAGTTAAAAGACCGCTGCCAAATTCTATATAGAGGCTGTACGAAATTTAT GGTAGCTCTTGGAGAAGCATGTACTGGAGATACAGCATTTGCAGATTCCTTGGAAGCATTTTGTGGTGGGGATGATCCAATTAGTATATCTACAGGAG GTCCAGTTATATCCAAGTTTATTACAGCATTCCATGAGATTGCTTCTTACAAAGAGCTCCTGCGTTCTCAA GTGGAACATGTTTTGGTTGATCGGTTGATGCACTTTATAACGGTTGATCTACAGGAGGCAAAG GACTCACGCCGACGTTTTGAAAAAGCTGCGCATGCCTATGATCAG GCACGTGAGAAATTTGTGTCCTTGAAAAAGAGTACACCATTGGACGTTGTTACGGAACTAGAGGAG AATCTGCAAAATTCAAAATCGGCATTTGATAGAGGCCGCTTCAATCTA gTGAATGCGCTTATGAATATAGAAGCCAAaaagaagtttgagtttttggAATCTATAAGTGCCATCATGGATGCACATTTAAGATACTTCAAGCTG GGCTATGAACTATTAAGTCAAATGGAGCCATTTATCCATCAG GTGTTAACCTATGCTCAACAATCTAAAGAGATGGCTATAGTCGAGCAAGATAAGCTAGCAAAAAGAATTCAGGAGTTCAGGACGCAAACTGAATATGAAAGTTCACAAGATTCGGCTACTGTTGATGATAGTATGATTGGAAATGGCATTCATGCGGTTGATGTTAGTTCTTGCAACAAAACAATAGAAGCAATCATGCAATCCTCCAGCAATGGCGAG GTTCAAACAATTAGACAAGGTTATCTTTTGAAGCGGTCTTCAAGTTCAAGGAGTGACTGGAAGAGGAGATTTTTCATTCTTGACAGTCATGGGAAATTGTATTACTGCAGAAATAAGGGCATCAATCCTGTG GGTTTTTGGTCACATCATTCCAGCAGTTCCTCTGAAAATAATAGCAGCGTGTTTGGTAGGTTCCGCTCGAAGCACAATAGGGCATCATCACTTGGTGAAGAAACTTTGGACTATTGTATAGTTGATCTTCACACTTCCACAATAAAAATTGATGCTGAGGATACAGATCTGCGGCTTTGTTTCAGAATAATTTCTCCGCTAAAATCTTACACGTTGCAG GCTGAAAATGAGGCAGATAGAAGGGACTGGATAACCAAAATCAAAGGAGTCATTGCATCTCTTTTGAGTTCACATCTTCTGCAACAG TCATATCTAGGCGGTGGAAAACTtcaaagaagaagagatgACCGAGGTGGTGACTCTCTGTATGTTCCATGTTTGGGCAGCAGTGACAGCTACAAGGATTGTATTGATGTCAATGAGCCTGATTCTGTTGCTAAGGTTTTGAGAAAAATTCCAGGAAATGACCTTTGTGCGGAGTGTCGTTCACCTGAACCTGATTGGGCCTCTCTTAACCTTGGCATATTACTTTGCATCGAATGCTCTGGAGTTCATCGAAATCTTGGTGTTCATATTTCAAAG GTGCGGTCTTTAGTATTAGATGTTAAAGTATGGGAACCTGCAGTATTGGACCTATTTCGCAGTCTGGGTAATGCTTACTGTAATTCCATATGGGAGGAGGCTCTGCTAGACGGGTCAATGAG TAAGAACAAGCTAGATAGCATCTCAACACCAATAAGAAAACCATGTCCTGGTGATGGCATTGGGTACAAAGAGAAATTTATCAATGCTAAG TATGTAGACAAACTGATGGTTGTCAGAGATACAAATAGAAATGGAAGCGCTGCTAGGACGATCTGGGATGCTGTCGAGAATAACAACTTGCGAGAAGTATATCGCCTTGTAGTGACAACAGAGAGGAGTATGATCAATACTGTTTTCGATGAAGTGGTGGGTGGGGATATCTTTCACAAAGCGGACCAAACTGATCCTGCAAATTGTGAGAATGTGAAGGAGAATCCTGCAAATTGCCTGGAAGGTTGTTCATTATTGCATCTGGCATGTCAACACGGCAGTCTAGTGATGGTGGAACTGTTGTTGCAATTTGGTGCTGATATAAATATTCAGGACTTCCATGGAAGAACCCCACTGCACCACTGTGTATCTTTGGGGCGCAACGCACTAGCAAAACTTCTGCTTAAGAG GGGAGCACGTCCGTCAATCAAAGATGGCAGAGGCCAAAGCGCATTGGATAGAGCAATGGAGATGGGAGCAATCACTGATGaggaacttttcattttgctcGCTGAGTGCCAATAG